The following DNA comes from Flavisolibacter ginsenosidimutans.
AAATGTCGCTGTGGTAAGCCGTAAACAAATCAATCGTTTCTTTCTTCAAATAACGTTCGCCGTTGAAGGTGCCGCCGTTCAAAAGCATTTGATAAAGCATGGCCAAATCATAAGCGTTCGAGAACAAACCCGCATGGCCCGACACGTTGCCAAACATCGCCGCACCTTCGTCGTGCACGTAACCGTGCATCAATTGATGACGAAAATATTTGTCTTCTTCGGTCGGAACAATCTGCTCCAATCCAAAACGCAGCCAGGGCTTAAAGCCCGTGGAAGCCATTCCCATCGGACCGTAAAATGTTTTCTGCGCATATTGATCGAGCGGCATACCGCTAACCGTTTCTACAATCTTGCCAAGCAGAATAAAATCGTTGTCGCTGTAAACGTATTTACCCAAAGGCCCAAGCGGACTTTGCGCAATGCGCTTCATCATTGTGTCTTCCCAATCGTTGCGCAGGTACAAACCCTGTGCGATGGGTATTGTAAACCCGGGCTTCGATGCGGTGCTGACGTATTGCGGCAACGGATTACCAGCTTTATCAATTACTTCTTTGTAAAAGATTACATCGGGCACAAGGCCGGCCTGGTGCAGAAGAATATCGGTAAGTTTTAAATTTTCTTTGTCCGAGCCACGCATAGAAGGCAGGTAATCGCCCAACGTTTTGTTCAAATCCACTTTGCCTTGTTCGTACAGTTTCATGATGGAAACCGTTGTCGCGGAAACCTTCGTTACCGATGCCAGGTCATAAACACTTTCCAAGGTCACCGGTGGCGAAGCCGGATCAAACTCGTAACGGCCAAACGCTTTGTGGTATTTGATCACACCGTTTTGAATGGCGATGACCACCGCACCGGGATAGGCTTTTTTGTTGACACCGTCCTGTATGATGCTGTCAACGCTTGCAAACTCCGGCGACGTGCCCACGGGCAAAAATTTTCCAACGGCAATGCCGCTGCCGTACGATTGATTGCAAACACTAACAGGCAGTGTTCCTTTTGCTTCTATGTTTCCGGTTAAAAAATCGGCGGCTGCGGTCTGAAAGATGTCATCGTCTTCGTACATCGCCACTAAAGTAGGAGCGTTGCAAAAAAGACCCGCGGCATAAACGTTACCAAACAAAAATGTAACAGCGTTGTACGCTTGCAGATTGTTTACAAGATTGATGCTGGACGTTGGAATGCCAAAATTGTTTCCGGGACGCAGCGCATAATTGTGAACGCCGATCACGACTTTGTTGTAACTGCCGTTTTTGATTTGCTCCAGAATGTTCGCGGCTTTTGTGCTGTCGTTGTACGGAAGCAAATAGGTGTCGGCTTCAAAGTCGGTTTTCAAGCGTGTGCCAAATGCGTTCAATACCGGCGTGCCAATGCCCACGTAAGCTACTTTCCCGCTTTTGATAAAAGGCAGAAGGCCCGCTTTGTTATTCATTACCGTCACCACGTTGGCCGCTACTCTTGCACGAATGCCCGCCGTGTGTTTATTCAAATCATCAACAAGGTTGGCGGTATCAATTACCTGCGGCTTGCTTAAGCCCAATTGATATTTTGCGTACAGCACACGCCGCACTTTCTTGTCAATATCGTCCCAACTCAAGCGTTTTTCTTTGATGGCTTTTTTAATGGCATCAATGGCTTGCTCTACGTTCTCCGGCAAGCAAAGCATGTCGTTGCCGGCAATCAGCGCTTCTACCGAAGCCTCTCCGCCTGAATAATATTTCGCAACGCCTTTCATCTCTAATGCATCGGTAAACGTGAGGCCTTCGTAATACAAATCGTTACGCAAAAGATCGGTAACGTTAGCCTTTGAAATGGACGTGGGTTTGTTGGGTGTTGAATCAATTGCGGGGATGGAAAGGTGCGCAATCATCACGCTGCCCACGCCGGCTTTGAACATTTCTTTAAAAGGATAGAGTTCCAGCGTGTCCAATTGGAAACGTGATTTGTTGATAACGGGCAAATCCAAATGCGAATCAACGGCCACATCGCCGTGACCGGGAAAATGTTTGGCGCAGGCCATGATGCCTTCGTCTTGCATGCCGCGCATATAAGCCACGCCAAATTTTGCCACCTTGTATTTGTCTTCGCCAAAGGAACGGTAGCCAATTACAGGATTGTTTGGATTGTTGTTGATGTCAACCACCGGCGCATAATTTACCTGCACGCCAATGCGCTTCATTTGCTCGCCAATGTCGCGGCCCATTTCGTAAACCAGCTTTTCATCGTTCATGGCGCCCAGCGTGAGCTGATATGGATATTTCATCACGCTGTCGAGCCTCATGCCAAGGCCCCATTCGCCGTCAATGGTAATCATCAGCGGCGTCTTTGCAATGGATTGGTAATAGTTGGTGAGATTGGCCTGCCGCACCGGTCCGCCCTGGAAAAAACAAAGCGCACCCACGTCGTATTTTTTAATGAGGTCTGTTACCTGTTGCACGTGTTCGGGACCAAGGTTACTGTGCGCCCGAATCACCATTAGTTGCGCAATCTTTTCTTCTTTGTTTAGGGAATTAAACACGCTGTCCACCCATTTGTCGGCGGACGAAGGGTTCCCGGATTGTGTAAACAGTAAGTAAACGGATAGGCAACAGAGGGCAAGGGCAAATCGTTTCATGCGTTCCAAATTCAACGCACAATTTAGTTGAAAGAGAAAAAACGGGAACACAAAAACTTGTGAAGAAGATTTTATACCAGCCGTAAAGATTTATAACCCCTTGCCTACAAAAAATATTTCACACGGGGCCAAGAAGCAAAGGAGAAAGAAAAACATTTGCCCTCGTCACGCCAACCTCAAACATCGAACCGTCAGGCTGCGTTTGTTCGGAACTTCACTTTTCTTGGAAACAACAACTCGGTTGTGAAGATGAGCAAAAGACTAATACCCGTGGTGCCCGCTACCTTGATTAAAAACTGGAGGAAGGTGCCAAATTGTAGCCATTCCAACAGCGTGAGGTAAAAGTGGTGGAGCAGCGTTAAAACCAACACGTACACGCTGTACGGCGCCCAACCCATTGCTCTTGGCGACGGTTCGCGAAAATTAAATTCGTCCTTGTCTTTTGGAATGAGCAGGTTGATGACAAAGGGCCTTGCGTAAGCCACCAGCACGCAAGCGGCTGCGTGCAGTCCCGGACTCATCATGAAGTAATCCAGAAACAAACCCGTGAAAAAGCCAATCACCAAAAGCCCAAGGCGGTTGATGGAAAAAGGCAACCAAAGAATAAAAAGAAAATAGAGATAAGGCACGATGAACTGGTGCAGAAAGGGAACTTTGTTCAGCACAAAAACCTGCACCAAAAGGAACACAATCAGCCGCAGTATATTTCTTACCAGGTCGCTCAACGTTTTTTGTTTTTTTGTTCTTCCATTTTTTTCTCCGTGTCCTTTGTCAACTGCAGTTGTTCTTCCCGTTGCAGATTTTCCACTACAAACACTTGTTGAATGGCGGAAAAGTTAGCGGCCGTTTTTACTTTCAAAACATAAAAGCCTGTGGACGGATCACTCTTGATTTCGCTGATGGTGCCAATAAGATGTGCCGGCGGAAAATTGTACGAGTAACGGCTCGTCATGATTGAATCGCCGGCTTTTACAGGTACGCTTTGCGGAATCCCTTTCAGTTGCACAAAACGCGGGTCTTTGCCGTCCCATTCCACCTTGCCCAACGTGCCGGTGGCCTTATGCGAAGCGCTCACGGAACTTTGTACGTGCAGCAAACTCATAACCTGGCTAAAGTTGGGACTTACGTTCACCACCACACCCACCACGCTGCCATCGGAATTTAGTACGGCCATATCGTCTTTGATGCCGTACTTGCTGCCGCGGTTGAGTTGCAAATAATTTTGCTCGGCGTTTACGGTATTGTACACCACTTTGGCATCACGCCACAGGTAACGCCGGACGGCGATGGTTGAATCCTGCCGCAGGCTGTCGGTTACGTTACGTTGCGCGGTGTCTGCGTAATTAAAGTTTGACTTCAATAGGTTCAGCAGCGAATCGTTCATGCGGTGCACCCGAACGTTTTCCGCTCCCTGGTGAAAGTAATCGTCTAATTTGTCCACTTGCGTATTTACGCGGCCGGTGACTTCGTTAGCCACGCCCAAAAAAACTGCGTGATGAAAACGGTTGTAATGAAACAGCATCCACAGCGCAAACAACTGCAGCACAACAAAACAGATAAACGTAAAATAGCGGCGGAGAAAAAGAAAAATGTTGCGCATTGAGGGAAGCAATCAGCTTTCAGCAATCAGCTTTCAGCAGTGCGCCGCGTTCTGGGCTTGATAGCTGAAGGCTGATAGCTGACGGCTGTTTTATCTCATTACAAAAGGATAACGGTCGTAATTTTTTAAGGCAAGGCCGGTTCCCCGCACCACGCTTTTCAGCGGATCATCGGCTACGTGAACGGGCAATTTGATTTTTGCGCTCAGGCGTTTGTCGAGGCCTTTCAACAAAGCGCCGCCGCCGGTTAAATACAAACCACGACGATAAATATCAGCGGCCAATTCAGGCGGTGTTTGCTCCAACGCTTTAAGAATGGCTTCTTCTATTTTAAAGATGCTTTTGTCCAGTGCTTCAGCAATCTCCTGGTAGCTCACCATGATTTGTTTGGGAATGCCCGTCACCAGGTCGCGGCCGTTTACGGGAATGTCATCGGGTGGAGAGTCCAGATCTTTCATGGCTGCGCCAATTTGTATCTTGATTTGCTCGGCCGTACGTTCGCCAATCAACAGGCTATGATAGCGGCGAAGCGCTTCCATGATGTCGGCGGTAAACTCGTCGCCAGCAATGCGGATGCTTTGGTCGCAGACAATGCCGGCCAATGCGATTACAGTAATGCCCGTGGTGCCACCGCCAATATCAATAATCATGTTACCCACGGGTTCTTCCACATCAATGCCGATACCCAGTGCGGCGGCCATTGGTTCGTGAATAAGGTAAACCTCCTTTGCACCCGCTTGTTCTGCGCTGTCACGCACCGCACGTTTTTCCACTTCAGTAATGCTTGAAGGAATGCAGATCATCATGCGCCAGCTTGGCGGAAAGAGCGGCTTTTTTGGATAAACCAGCTTGATCATTTCCCGAAGCATGAGTTCGGCAGCGTTAAAATCGGCTATTACACCGTCTTTCAGCGGGCGGATGGTTTTTATGCTTTCGTGGGTTTTTTCGTGCATCATCAGGGCACGTTTTCCCACGGCTAAAACTTCTTTCGGATTGTTTCTGTTCAGCGCTACAATGGAAGGTTCGTTTACCACTACCTCATCGTTGTGGATGATGAGTGTATTTGCCGTGCCCAAGTCTATTGCGATCTCCTGCGTAAACCAGTTAAAAAGTCCCATTGGCTTTATAAGATTTAGATTTTTTACAAGTTGTGCAAAGGTGGGAGAAAATAGTTGATAAACAAACAGTAAAAAGCTTGTGCTTTCGGCTGGGTAGCGGTTTTTTTAGCAAACGAAGAAGTTAGAGGTTGGAAGCTGGAAATTGGAGGTTGACGTGATGAGGATTAGATGCATTTCCGCATCTCACTGCGTTTTTTGGGTGAAAGGAAAATCTACAAGGACACGTGGCAAAACACGAAACGTCCAACTTTTGTTTATCCTTAGCAAAACACTGCCAGCGGCTTTTTGGAAAGAACTTATGTTTGCCCTTCATGCGCAGGACTGCCTTTTTCCTTTTTGCTCTTGGCTTTGTTGTTTTCTGGGCCGTGCTTTCGACGGGCTGCGCCAACATCATTCCGCCTTCGGGCGGGCCTAGAGACAGCTTGCCGCCGCACCTTATTTCTGTAAGTCCAAGAGATTCAACGCGAAACTTTCATGGCAACCGCATTGTGTTTACGTTTGACGAATACATTGCCGACCCGCAAGATCTTCCGAATACGCTTTTGTTCACACCCACCTTTGAAGTCAATCCTGAGATTGCCATCCGCGCCAAAACAGTGACCTTGCGCTTCCGCGACAGCCTGCTGCCGAACACAACCTACACCTTCAACTTTGGCAACGCCATTCGCGACGTGAACGAAGGCAATGCAATAAAGAATTTCACTTACGTTCTCTCTACCGGACCGGTGCTCGATTCCTTATCCTTATCCGGCAAAGTGATTTTGGCCGAAACCGGTAAGGTTGACTCCTCACTGATTGTGATGCTGCACCGTAACCGGACTGATTCGGCGGTTATTAAAGATCGTCCCGAGTATTTTGCCCGCCTCGACGGGGCCGGTAATTTCCGTTTTCAAAACCTGCCGCGTGACACCTTTGCCCTTTATGCCCTCGGCGATGCCGGCACCATCCGCCGCTACCAGGATACCTCCAAGCTCTTTGCCTTTGCCAATGATCCGGTAATTCCCGGCGTTACAAAAGACCTTGTGCTTTATGCTTACCGTTCCAGACAGCCTTCTGCTGCAACAAGCGCTGCACGCAACGGAAACAACACGACTGAAAAGCGTCTGCGCTTCAGTGCCAATCCATCGGGCGGCAACCTGGATTTGCAAAGCGATTTTTCGTTGAACTTTCAATCGCCCCTGCGCAGTTTCGATTCATCCAAAGTTTTGCTGACAACCGATACGACGTTCGCGCCTGTGCGTTATACCGTTTCGCTTGACTCGCTGCGAACGACACTTCGTTTGCGTTCGGCTTGGGCAGAAGGCAAGAGATACAATCTTATTCTCAACAAAGATTTTGCGGACGACAGCGCGGGCCGCAAATTGCTGAAAACCGATACCCTCAACTTTACTACGAAAAAGTTGAGCGATTACGGCAAGCTAAACATCCGCATTCGCAATCTTGACACGAGCCGCAACCCGGTGCTGCAATTTTTACAAAACGACGGGGTAGTATTTTCGGTGAACATCAAAGGCGGTGTTTATCGTTCAACGCTGTTCAATCCTGGCGATTACGACCTGCGTATTTTGTACGATACGAACAACAACGGCAAGTGGGACCCGGGACGTTTTTTTGGCGCCAAACGGCAGCCCGAAATTGCGCAGCCCGTCAGCCGCAAGATTGTGGTAAAAGCCGGTGGAGACAACGATTTCGACGTCACTTTATAAAGGCTTTTTTAACGGCTTCGGAAGCTGTTTTCCCTTCTCAAAATCGTACATTTGGCCTCTTATGCAATTCTCTTCTTCTCTCCTAGAAAATGCGGTTAACGAGTTTGCGAAATTGCCCGGCATTGGCAAGAAAACAGCCCTTCGTTTGGTGCTTCACCTGCTCAAACAAGACAGCGAAGACGTGGAGCATTTCAGCGAAACGATGAGCCGCATGCGCAACGAAATCAAGTTTTGCCAGCGCTGCCACAATGTGGCCGATGCAGACATCTGCTCCATCTGCGCCAACAGCCTGAGAAAGCAGGAAATGATTTGCGTAGTGGAAAATATTCGCGACGTGATTGCGTTGGAAAGCACGCAGCAATTCAGCGGAACCTACCACGTATTGGGCGGCGTCATCTCGCCGCTTGACGGCGTTGGGCCCAATCAGTTGAACATTGACACGCTCATTCACCGCGTGCAAAAAGAGGGAACAAGCGAAGTGATTTTTGCGCTGAGTCCCACTATACAGGGCGACACCACCATCTACTACATTCAAAAGAAATTACCCGCCGAAACAAAAGTAACCACCATTGCCCGCGGCATTGCCTTTGGCGGTGAACTGGAATACGCCGACGAAATGACGCTTGCCCGAAGCTTGCAAAATCGTTTGCCGGTGGACAGTTACGTGAGCAGCCGGTAGGGCAAGGGGCAATAAGCAAATGCCATAAGCATCAAATTTATTGTTTGCTACTCCGCACAACCGTAAGCGAATAAGGCGGCAACAAAAGTGCTTCTGATCGTTGAATGGCTTTTTTCACCGGCGGTAATTCCTTTAACGGATGCCCGTTCAACCCATCGTCTTTCCATTGATATTGTTCTCCTGAATATTGATAAACCGTCAGCGGATAAGAAATGCTTTCTTCGCTTTGTCCATTTGCAATTTTCAGCTTGATTGGATAACTCTTCGCAGAATCTTTGTTGATGAGCAGCAGCGACCATGTTTCATCCGGCAGTCGAAGCGCATAAGCCGAAATAATTTCTTCACCCGCTGTTGTTTTTACGTTGGATGATGCCGAATAAACCTGCAACGGTTTTGAAAAAGGTTCGGTCCAATGCCGCATCATTTCGGCGCCGTAATAAGCAGCCGTGTGGTAATTGATCTTTCCTTTATCGTTCATGCCAAACAGCATGTTGTTTCCTGCGGGACAGCCAAAATCGCTTTGCAAATTGTTTGGTTCCCAGCCGTATAAAAAAGCTTTTTCGCCACCGTTGCTTAAAAATTTTCCCACGATGTCGGCATTCATTAAGGCACCTTGTATCGTTACTTCTGAAATACCGGCAAAGGCCGAGTATCCGTATTCGCTAATGAAAAAAGGAAGAGGCTTTAATGCGGAAATAGAGCGCATGTCGTTCATTGCCTTGTCCAATCTTGACGGAGCTTGCAGCAATTGCAGCGCGGACGGTGCACACACGCTGTCGAAAGGATACCATTCGAAACTGAAAAAGTTATAGTTGCTTAAAGATTTCTTTTTATCAAGGTAAGAGACAAAACCCTGCATCCATTTTTTTGTTGGAAAGGGCTCGTCTAACTGGTCTAAAATAATGCCTTGCAAACTTGGACCACCAAGTGAAAGAGTAGGGTGCAGCTCTTTTATTTTTTTACTCCATTGCGCATAGAGTTCCGCAAAGTCAGCGGCATTCACCATCTGTCCATCGGGTTCCTCGCCAAGTTCTACGCCGCCAACGGCGTACTGTTTCTTCGTCACATAATCAACAAGACCGGTTGCATTCTCCGGTGTGTCGTACAGCAAGCCTGCTGAAAGCAAAGCCGGTGTGCCGCTGGTAATTCCTGAACGATAAAAACGGTCAATGCCAATTTGTTCCGTAAGCGAATCCATGTCAGTGCTTCGGTGCCAGGGATCGGTGGAAGAAACGTACACCTTGCTTTGCTCCTTCGCATTTGCAGCGTGATGAAGAAAATCGCGAAACTTTCCGTGTTCTATTCTTCCCGCGAACAATTCTTTTATCGCGTAGCCAAGCCCGTCGCGAACGTCGCTTGAACCCTTCGGTGCTTTGCCCGAACTCTCTTTCATGCGTATGCGCAGGAACCTTGCGCTTACCAATTCGTTCGCAAGATGAACGAATTGATTTCCGCTCTTTTTGTTTGTGAATTCACTCAACGGAAACGGCTTCCACACCTGCGGCGAATTAATTTCAAAATAACCGGCGTTATCAAAATAATCGTACACGGTTTTCGCGGCGTAATCAACGGTGAACGACGTGGCGAAAGGCTTTCCCCATAAAATCTTTACGGCATCAATGGGTACGTCGCAGCCAAGGTCCACGATTATCCATTGCGGGTGTTGCGCATTGGCTTCGCCGGTAAAATGTGCGTCGAGATAAGGATTCGATTTCCAAAAGCTTTTTTTATCGCCGTCCGTTATCCGCGAATAGCCATCGTTGTTTGCCTGGTCTATTGTATTGCCCCGGTGCGACAAACGATAACCGTAGGAAAGTGAAATGAAAGAAGCCGTATCAGTTGATGAAACCCAATAGCCTTGGTGGTGTTTTGCGTTGCTCCAAGTTCCTTCGGGATTCCAGTGCCATACTTCGTTTCCTAACTCCGTACGCAAACGGTAGGTGACTGGCTTAAAGCCCACCGACAACATGGCCTTAATATTTTGCGGCTGAAAAATGCGATCGTTCTCTCCTTTTTCATGCCCGTCAACGCCCACGCCAAAGGTTTTCAAAGGCACAAAGTTGTTTTGCAAATGCGCCGAATCGAAATAAACAGTAAGGGTAGAAGCCGTTTGGGCACTGGTTGAAAGGACAAGAAGAAAAAGGAGAGCAAGACTTGAGAAACACTTCTTCATACGATCGCAAAACCGCTACGGATGCGGCTATCGTTTGGTTGAAAGGCCAATAATACTATCTTTGCCGCACACCGGCGGATTTGTTTATTGTTCGGCCGTAACAGAACTAATAAACGCAAGAAACTCTCCCTGCACTGTTTTCCTGACGTTTATTAGAATTGTTTACGTGTTCACAGGTTCACCTGTTCATCGTGCTACGGTTCGCAACAGTACATTTTTCACGCCAACATGTGAACACGTAAACTCGTGAACAAGTGAACTGTTTTTAAAACAAATTGTATGGCAAACATTAAAGACCTGCTTCAGGAACGCATTCTCATCATTGACGGTGCTATGGGCACCATGATTCAGCGATACAAATTAACCGAGGCGGATTACCGTGGTGAACGGTTCAAGGATTGGCCTTCGGACGTAAAAGGCAACAACGACCTTTTGTGCCTCACGCAGCCGCACATCATCCGCGAAATACACGGTAAGTATCTGGATGCCGGCGCGGACATTATTGAAACAAACACCTTCAACGCACAGCGTGTTTCACTGGCCGATTACGGCATGGAAAGCCTTGCGTATGAAATCAATTTTGCAGCGGCAAAAATTGCGAAAGAAGCCTGCTCGCTTGTCGGTTCAGGCGAACAAAAATTTGTGGCCGGTGCATTGGGACCGATGAATAAAACGCTTTCGCTTTCACCCGACGTAAACAATCCGGGTTACCGTGCGCTAACGTTTGATGAAGCAGCGGATGCGTACTACGAACAAGTGAAAGGTTTGGTGGAAGGCGGCGTTGATTTGTTATTGATTGAAACCATTTTCGATACGCTGAACGCAAAGGCGGCCATTTTTGCCGTGAAAAAATATTTCCGCGACACGAAACAAAAAGAGTTGCCCATCATGATTTCGGGAACCATCACCGATGCGTCGGGGAGAACTTTGAGCGGGCAAACGCTGGAAGCCTTTTACAATTCCATTCGCCATGCAAGACCGTTAAGTGTTGGGTTGAATTGCGCTTTGGGTGCGCATGAAATGCGGCCGCACATTGAGGAGTTGAGCAGCATTGCGGAGTGTTACACATCGGCTTATCCAAACGCAGGACTGCCAAACGCGATGGGCGAATACGACGAGCAACCCGAAGACACGGCGCATTTTATAGAAGAATGGGCGAAGGATGGTTTTGTAAACATTGTGGGTGGTTGCTGCGGCACGACACCGGATCACATACGGCACATTGCGGAGCATGTAAGCAAACTGAATCCAAGAAAGTTGCCCGTCATTGAAACAACAACCGGTAAAGTAGAAGAAGAAATAGCAGTCGTTTAAATATTCGTGACCCTTTGTGCCTTTGCGCCTTAGTGGTTCAAATTGCAAACAAACTATGAGCGAAATAACCATCATCAAACCCTATCTCAAACTCTCCGGCCTTGAGCCGCTGACGATACGGCCCGAATCGAATTTTGTAAACGTTGGCGAACGCACCAACGTGACCGGCTCCAAAAAATTTGCGCGGCTCGTTCGTGAGAATAAATACGAAGAAGCGCTTTCGGTTGCACGGCAGCAAGTAGAAAACGGCGCACAGATTCTTGACGTGAACATGGACGATGCGCTGCTCGACGGCGTGAAAGCCATGACGATATTTTTGAACTTATTACAAGCCGAACCCGACATCGCAAAGATTCCCGTGATGATTGATTCCTCGAAGTTTGAGATTATTGAAGCGGGATTGAAATGTGTGCAGGGCAAGTGCATTGTAAATTCGATTTCGATGAAAGAAGGCGTGGAGAAATTTAAAGAACAGGCCTTCATTTGCCAGGCTTACGGAGCGGCCGTTGTCGTGATGGCGTTTGACGAGCAAGGCCAGGCTGACACACTCGAACGCCGTGTTACCATCTGCGAAAAGGCGTATGACATTCTTGTAAATGAAGTGGGTTTTGATCCGCAGGACATCATCTTCGACCCAAACATTTTTGCCATTGCCACCGGCATTGAAGAACACAACAACTACGCGGTTGATTTCATCGAAGCCACAAAGATTATCAAACAGAAAATGCCGCTGGCAAAAATCAGCGGTGGCGTGAGCAATGTGTCGTTTTCGTTTCGCGGCAACGATCACGTTCGCGAAGCCATTCATGCCGTCTTTCTTTATCACGCCATCAAAGCGGGCATGGACATGGGCATTGTGAATGCCGGACAGTTGGTAGTTTATGATCAAATTGAACCGCAGCTAAAAGAGTTGTGCGAAGACGTTATTCTGAATAAACGCCCCGATGCAACCGAACGTCTTGTTGCTTTTGCCGAGAAAGTGAAAGGCAAGGGCAAGGAAGAAGAGAAGAAAGACGAAGCGTGGCGAAACGCTTCCGTTGAAGAAAGATTGAAACACGCACTGGTAAACGGCATCACCGATTACATTGATGCCGATACCGAAGAAGCCAGACAAAAATATCCGAAGCCGCTTGATGTAATTGAAGGGCCGTTGATGGCCGGTATGGATGTGGTAGGTGATTTGTTCGGCAGCGGAAAAATGTTTTTACCGCAAGTGGTGAAAAGCGCAAGGGTCATGAAGAAATCGGTTGCCGTCTTGACGCCTTACATCGAAAAAGAAAAAGAAGAAAAAGCGGCACGCGGCGAAATTTCCCTTTCAGGTGCTCCAAAAATTTTGATGGCAACGGTGAAGGGCGACGTGCACGACATCGGCAAAAACATCGTAGGCGTGGTACTCGGTTGCAACGGTTACGACGTGGTTGATTTGGGCGTGATGGTTCCGGCGGACAAGATTTTAGAAACCGCGCAAAAAGAAGCCGCGGACGTGATTGGCCTAAGCGGATTAATCACGCCTTCGCTTGACGAGATGGTGCACATTGCCAAAGAAATGAAGCGCCGCAACATGAAGCAGCCTTTGTTGATCGGCGGCGCTACAACATCACGTACGCACACGGCGGTGAAGATTGCACCCGAATACGACAACGGCGTGGTGCATGTGTTGGATGCTTCGCGCAGCGTAACGGTGGTGAGCAATCTTCTAAACAAAGAAGGAAAAGAAAATTTTCTGAAGCAATCGGCAAAAGAATACGAAACCCTGCGGCAACAATTCGCCAACAAGCAAAAGCACAAGGTGTTGATTCCATACGAAGAAGCCGTTGTAACAAAAGAATATTTTGATTGGAAGAATTACCAGCCCACAAAGCCCGCCGTTGACGGCACAAAGGTTTTCAAAGACTTTGATTTGGGTACCATAGCCCGCTACATTGACTGGGGGCCGTTCTTTATTGGTTGGGAAATGCCGGGCCGCTTTCCGGATGTATTGAGCGATAAAATTTTTGGCACCGAAGCCACGCGGCTGTACAACGATGCACAAAACATGGTGAAGCAGATTGTAAATGAAAACTGGTTCAGCGCATCCGGCGTCATTGGCTTTTGGCCCGCCAACTCAAACAACAAAGACACCATCACGCTGCAAACGAAAGAGGGCGAAGTGAAATTAGAATCGCTGCGGCAGCAATTAAAAAAAGCGGTTGGGCAGCCTTCGTTTTCATTGGCCGATTTTGTTGCACCCGGCTCGTTCAAGCAGGATTACATGGGCGCTTTTGCCGTCACCATTCACGGTGCCAGAAAATGGATTGACAAGTTCATTGCCGAACACGACGAGTACAACAAAATACTGGTGCAAATTCTTGCCGATCGTTTTGTGGAAGCCTTTGCCGAATGTTTGCACGAACAAACAAGAAAGGAACACTGGGGTTATGAGAAGAACGAAACCCTTACGAACGAAGAATTAATCAAAGAACAATACAAAGGCATTCGCCCCGCGCCGGGTTATCCGGCTTGTCCTGATCATACGGAGAAGATCAAATTGTTTTCGTTGCTGAACGTTACCGAA
Coding sequences within:
- the metH gene encoding methionine synthase encodes the protein MSEITIIKPYLKLSGLEPLTIRPESNFVNVGERTNVTGSKKFARLVRENKYEEALSVARQQVENGAQILDVNMDDALLDGVKAMTIFLNLLQAEPDIAKIPVMIDSSKFEIIEAGLKCVQGKCIVNSISMKEGVEKFKEQAFICQAYGAAVVVMAFDEQGQADTLERRVTICEKAYDILVNEVGFDPQDIIFDPNIFAIATGIEEHNNYAVDFIEATKIIKQKMPLAKISGGVSNVSFSFRGNDHVREAIHAVFLYHAIKAGMDMGIVNAGQLVVYDQIEPQLKELCEDVILNKRPDATERLVAFAEKVKGKGKEEEKKDEAWRNASVEERLKHALVNGITDYIDADTEEARQKYPKPLDVIEGPLMAGMDVVGDLFGSGKMFLPQVVKSARVMKKSVAVLTPYIEKEKEEKAARGEISLSGAPKILMATVKGDVHDIGKNIVGVVLGCNGYDVVDLGVMVPADKILETAQKEAADVIGLSGLITPSLDEMVHIAKEMKRRNMKQPLLIGGATTSRTHTAVKIAPEYDNGVVHVLDASRSVTVVSNLLNKEGKENFLKQSAKEYETLRQQFANKQKHKVLIPYEEAVVTKEYFDWKNYQPTKPAVDGTKVFKDFDLGTIARYIDWGPFFIGWEMPGRFPDVLSDKIFGTEATRLYNDAQNMVKQIVNENWFSASGVIGFWPANSNNKDTITLQTKEGEVKLESLRQQLKKAVGQPSFSLADFVAPGSFKQDYMGAFAVTIHGARKWIDKFIAEHDEYNKILVQILADRFVEAFAECLHEQTRKEHWGYEKNETLTNEELIKEQYKGIRPAPGYPACPDHTEKIKLFSLLNVTENIGIELTESLAMDPPASVCGWYIAHPQSHYFGLGKIGKDQLQDYAERKGMSLEEAERWLRPALE